The window GTTACTCATCCAACATGTCACTGCATAACACATGATTAACCACCAACACGATGAATCACAAAGTCTTCCAGCGGAATGTTGCTACCATTGGATAACAAAAAACTACCGTTGGTGACCCTAAAACAGAAATTCCCAAAAGCAGCAGCATGTCAGTTCAGCTGGTTTGATTATGATTTCCACCACTCCAAACCAGTTCTTAAGTCATTATCTGCATCATCACACTATACGAATCCAGTACCAACATGAGTTGGGGTCAGAATAGAGAATAAGCCAAAACTAGATGCCAAGCAGCAAAAACAGAACTTAGGGCTCATTCACTGATGGATACACTTGGTCTGCACCCACCTCTTCATGAAGTAGCTCAGAACTCTCGACAGCATGTAATGGTTTTATGGAATCATTTTCGGGCAATGGATTGCCTTGTGTACCCGGCGACATAGGAGACATTACTGACACACGATGAGCATCAAGTTCTGGCTTTGCAACATCCTTTTGGTCCAAGTTCTGTTCACTTGGCTTCTCATATCTGTCATAGCTATGGCTACGGCTTTGACTGCGGCCACGGCTATGGCTTCGACTACGACTACGGCCAGGGCTACGGCTGTAGCTACGGCTTCGGCCAGGACTACGGCTGTAGCTACGGCTTCGGCTGTAGCTACGACCATGAGACCAGCTTCTGCTTCTGCTTCGACTCCAGCTCCTAGTCCTGCTCCGACTGCGACTGCGGCTGTGGCTTCTAGAATAACGCCATGTTCGAACCCTTTCAGGACTACGGCTATAACTTCTGCCCCTACTCCTATCAGCAATGCCTCTTCTATTATCAAACCGTCCCCGTCCACGGCCACGTCCTCGCCCATCAAAACTATTGTACCGATCATGCAAGCTTCTCTCATTCCTGCCCCAACCAACATGGCCACCAAATCCACGTCCCCTGTTTCCACGCCCAGAAAATGGGTCACCCCTCCCTCCAGGACCACTGAATCCACCATCCCTAATACCACCACGCCCGCCAAAACCACCATCTCTCATACTGCCACGGCCACCAAAGCCACCATCCCTCATTCCACCACGACCAGTGAAGCTACCACCCCTCATACCACCCCGGCCTCCAGAATCCCATCGCCCACCACTACCACCAGGAGAATTAAACCTATTCAATCCACCTCGATCCTTCCCAAAACCAGGCCCACCACGAGAAGCTATCTCTCGTACCTCAGGGGGCACATGCTGGTTAGCTCTCTCCAGAACTTGAATCAAATCAGGGGCATACTTCCAGTCCTGCTCAGAGAAAAAGGTGTATGACACACCAGTTGCACCTGCTCTTCCAGTTCTTCCAATTCGGTGTACATAGTCCTCAATCCCAGTAGGGAAATCATAATTAACAACCACCCTGTggcatgaaaattttaagaatgtaatattttcatttaatgaCTAAAAAGGTTCCAaacacaaaaaagaagaaaaaagaactaACCTTATATCTTTTATGTCAAGCCCACGGGCAGCAACATCAGTGGCAACTAATATTGGGGATTTCCCGGTTCGGAACTGACTCAAAACCCAGTCCCTTTCATTCTGAGATTTATCACCATGGAATGCAGCAGCTCCAAAGTTACGTTCAAGACTACGAGCAAGCTGGTCACACAACCTCTTAGTGGAGCAAAAAATAATAACCTTTGAACCACGTTCTTGAGCTTGGAGAATCTGCTCCAGGCGCCTCTCCTTCTCCATCTGGGGAACGACCTCAACATACTgccaaatcatcaaaaatttATAAGCTAAAGGGAAAAGCATTTGTTAATAATAGTTTCCCAAGAGCTCAGACCAAGCATTTTCTTGAAGTTACCATTCCCACAAGGATATACATAATGAACTAATCTCAATGTTAAAAGGTAAAATCAGGATTAAATCTTAGTCAAGACAACAAAAAGTATTTTCCATAACAAATCTCCCACATACAAGAGCTAAAAgaatttcaatatttgaagGTGACCCATTATCCAAATTCCAATTAAACCATCTAGTCTACAACATTTCAATACTAACATTGCCATCAATGCTGCCAATGAATTATCTTAGAGTATACCTGTGTGATAGCCTTGTTGGCAGCAAGCTCATCAACACTGCCAATATTCACCTGGACAGGACTGACAAGGAGGTCACTTGCTATTTTTCTAACTTCTTTGGGCCAGGTTGCCGTGTACATCAGAGTTTGTCTGCGAGGAGGTATCTCATTTACAATCTTACGGATCTGGGGCTCAAAACCCATATCAAGCATTCGATCTGCCTCATCAAGAACAAGGAGTGAAACCTGCCCAAAGTCAATCTTCCTCATTTCAAGGATGTCATTTAGCCGACCTGGAGTTGCCACTACAATATCAGCTCCTCGATCTAACTCTTTCAATTGAGTAGCCTTTGGAGCTCCACCGTACAAGCACTGAAAAAGCATTTGAGTCAATTGGAAAACCCaatttgataaaagaaaataataagcCGTGCCTGGTTTGTGCGTGTGAATGAGTGAGTATTGTAATATATTCTGTTCTTAttatcagaaaaagaaaagatcaaTTAGCAGCCAAGCCCCACCGTGCAAGAGACTCTTGAAGATCGGCCAAATTTAATGGCCTCTTCTTGTATTTGTGTAGCAAGCTCCCGTGTTGGAGCCAAAACCAACACTGTTGGGCCATTCTGAGGGTTATTACGTCGTTGCCTCAGAAGAATGAAGGCAGGAATCAAGTAGCCCAATGTTTTACCAGAACCTGTTTTAGCAATTGCCACTATATCCCGACTTTGTAGTGCAATGGGCCATGTTTGTGCTTGTATTGGTGTGGGAGATGAGAAACCAGCAGAATGAATCTGAAAGAAAGTATTAACATAGATAGTGAGTACTGACAGAATTTCCATTGGATCTTATACGTtcttacaagaaaatagaccATAAAGCACCCATTTCAGTTATCATGAAgtttaacaaaaaattcatGAGTATATGGTTGCTTACAGAAGCAACTCGAGGCAACAAAAGAGggcaataaagaaataagAGGCGGAGCCATTAAGCAAGGTCCCAGTCACATCAAGTGTGATTTAAATGAAGGGCCAACCACCCTTCTAGAAGATGCACAAGAAAGGCTCCAACTGTCCATTTTGCAGCCTCCAAAAATGAGAATAGTTGTTGCATTTGTAAGTGTACCAATTGCAGTGCAGCGTACGACATATGCTCCTCCTCCGGAGCAGATATCGCACCTGCGACAAGcgaaaaaaataagtttaaaataataaaaaagcaaaataacaCCAAATTGTACAAACAGCATCTTATATTTGGTTTCCAAACAAAGGTTTTAGGGATCATGGCATCTGCAAATTTTACCTCTCTCAGTATCTCCGGAGGGAAACCAGTGTCTTCAAATCTTATGAATGGTGCTGGAACATTGTCTCCCTATGCAATTTAATAAAGAACCAAAGTCATGAATAATCTAAATTGATAAAAGCGTTTAAATTCTTCACCACTAAAACAAAGACATTCCTCGAAGATGACAAGGAATGGAACAGCAAATTCAGAGGATGAAAAGTAACGCACAAAGCATTAGGagattttcaagaaataatatttatcCAACCCCCTTCCCATGTGgtttccaaaaataaattgtAGCTTAGGGCAAAAATTTAGCCTCACATGTTTAAGACCTAGGagtttatgtttatttataaaatgccAGTGCCAGCTATTGGTTATGCTATTCTAGTCAACTAGCTCATACATCAATGTATATGAACCAACAGGCATTTTTCACATTTCAATGATAACACATAGAGTCAAACTAACAAGTTCATAGACAGACCGTTGCCGTGACTTCATGCTGTTTACGATATGCTTCAGCGGGAGACAGACTAGCAGTATCTGCAGATCCAACAAATGTGGGCCTCATCAAGGCATTATTTGAATAAGGTGGACCAGCATGACCATACatgttatgcatggcatgcCCTGCTATAGCATTGAATCCCCCACCATGACCAGGTATGACATTTTGAGGTGGCAGACCACCCACCCTCATCTcctgaaaagaaaagaggcaTTAATACGTCAATTGCATAAGCATATGAATTATGACATGTCATCAAtataataaatagaaaaagaaatccaGAACTATGAATCTCTATGTTCTCTTTACCACACACACCAAAATCACTACCCAATCAATTTCCGGTCAACTCTCTGAGAAAGTGAGAAGTGCATATTCACATTTCTCCTTTCCATAGAAATTATGACAAATTTTTATGGGAGAGCAGGTCGATTAAGTCTTCAAATGGATCTCAAATTCAGCAGACACGTGACAACTACAGTTAATTCCAAAACCTTTCTTTATCTTAATCCTGCCTCTACATATAAGCATTCATATCAACATTAATCCTAACCACGATTGTAAACTGcatcttttcaaaaaaaaaaaaaaagggtgtaAACTGCATAATTCATCAGGTTTCATGCTTTTGATTTCTAGAAGCAACATGCTCCTGCATCAGTATACAGGCAATTTGGCCAATACGTAACAATTGGCATTTGCACACACCAACATAGAAGAGATTTTCCCAATTAACAACCAACATGACCGCCTTATGATgccaatattttttttttcgaaaatGAAAATACTAGTTGATATCTCACCATGGGTCTAGCTGAAAGTGAAGGCTGCTGTGGACCCATCATTGGCCCATCTTTTCCAGCCCTGCCATGTAGATTATCTTCATAACTGGTGTTTAAACCTGATGGAGGAATATTAGACTGCATGATGCCTGGGCCCATATTATTCTGAAACCTACGACCCTGCTGCTGGTGAACCAAATCTGCTCCAGACTGTTGTGAATGTGCCATAGGGGTTGGCTGCTGCATATTGATGGAAGAGCCAGTAAACTGCTGAGCTTGACCCAAATATAAACCTGTCTGTGGCATCTGTACCGAATTGGTTCCAGAAGAGACGTTCTGAGAAGATGACATGCCCATCTGTTGAAACTGGGAAGGAGAAAACCCAGTTTGATTTCCTAGTTGAAAATCAACATCCTCCCTTTTGGGAGGTGCTGCCTTATAATCTTCTTGATTTGGATACTGTTGACCCTGTGCACCACGCGGCTGAGAACTCTGTTGCCCCTTTGGAAGCACACTTTGTTGATATGCCATATACTGCAAATGCTGATGTGCATATTGATGTCCTTGGGGTTGTGCCATTTGAGAGTTCTGATGTTGCATTGTTTGCTGCCCTAGCTGCTGAGGCATCTGATGAATGGCCTGTTGGGGCATCAGCTGTCCTGGTTGCTGGCCTTGCTGCTGTGGCAAATGCTGACTTGGCTGTTGAGGCATTTGCTGCCCCATTTGAGACATCATTTGCTGATTTGAATGTTGAATTATCTGTGGCCTATTTTGCTGTGGAATGAACTGCCCAGGTTGTTGTATGGGCTGTCCCATTTGTGAACTTGGTTGTTGTTGTCCCTGCAGGTCAGAACCCTGCAGTACCATTGAACCTTGCTGTTGAGGTAGCTGGCTCATTTGTTGCCCCTGCTGTTGTGCACCCTGGGGGACTTGCTTTTGGCCCATCTGTGCCACCACACCATTAGGTTGCACTGAGTGGGCAACTGGAATTGGAGCTAGCTTAGGTGTGGAAACTGCAGGAGGCAGACCAGGTGGCAAGGGTGGAGGCAAACTAGCAGGTCTTTCATACTGGGTGACGTTGGTCTCAGGATTCCAATAATACAGCAGGCCAGTGCTTCCATCAATCAGCCCCTTCCACGGTTTGGGTAGAGTAGGATCATCAGGTGCATATCTTGGACCAAGAGTGGCTGGTGCTGCTTCTGCGGTCGCCATATctccaatatatatatatatacctaaaaccacataaaatccttacATTTAGAagtagaaaaaagaaaaaccaccaAACTCTAGATGGTCTGATGCAATCTTTTTTGGATTATGAATCCACTCATCCAAAACCAATATGAAACTAAAAACTTAGATAACAATCCCATGGAAACAAGTAAAGCTTCGGTTTATCAACAGATAAAGCCCAAAATTTAGCATTTCTCTAATTCCCTTAATGAAAAAAAGGATAGTACTATCAAAGACATCGAGATGAAACCCTAAAAGTAGTAACATTTAACCGTTATAAGTAATCTGAACTAATAAtacaaacaattaaaatttaaaaccaaaagaaagtGCTATTATCatatcaacaaaaaaattctttagTTAGAGCATTTCATAATAGTCCTAAACCATCAATGAATCGGACCATCACAGAACaataaagaacaagaaaaggaaattggaTTGAGTCAAGAAGCAGCAAAGCTAAGAGGACTTTTGCTTACCTCgttgaagaaaaaggaagataCTTCTTAACTTCGAATATTAAAAACgcaaaaacaataataatattaataataatccCCTCTAAATGGAGAAGGGACAATgaaatcaaaaaaagaaaaatcgtaAACCCTAAATCAAAAtctgaagaagaaaggaaagaggaGAGAAAACTTCCActcttttctcttattttcagGCATATGTTGTTGATGTTAGGGTTATGGAGAAATTATTACCTGGCGCGACGGTCCCTGTTTGACGCTAAACCTtcggattttgattttatgtgGAAAAAAGAtgtgaaagaaagaaaaagctctACAACATGTTGGGCCGCCGGGCCCGAAAAAAGCAGTACGAACTAGGTAAGCCCAAGACAAGACAAGTCTTATGTTCATTTCATGGGGACGACAGCTATGGCGGTTAGACCGATTGAGCCGTATATATGGGCCAACAATTCCAGGCCCAGGTAATTGCAAATTTCAGCCCCAATCCAATATCAATGTAAGGGTATAAGGCGAATGAAAAGAATGTACAtggggtattttcataatttgcgGAAAATATAGAAAGGCaagaaatcaattaaaaaaagtttcctGGAAAGTGCCAGTATTTTCTCCAGAAAACGAGGGAAGGACATGGATTCTCCAAGCTGACAGCAGTTTAAAAGATAGCCTTCCCAACTTCGAAGACCACTGGAACTTTCTAAACTCTTCCATCATTTCCTTCTCCCACCGCCAactaaaagtaaagaaaactCCGTTCTCCGCCATTGGCAGTTGTCCACAACCCCAAGAAACACTGAAAACGTTGTTGCCATTCGAACTGGAGCGACAGAGTACTTCATGGCTGCGGAAACTGAGGTAATCACTGCTCCGGAGCTATTCCTTGCTGATACAGAGATCAACTGGGCCAGGTAAAATACTTTCAACTATTCTTCTCAGAACGATACTAGCTTAAATGGTTCGATTCTGGGTATTTATGCTTATGAGTTGTACGCTTAAATTCAGGTTGGACAAGACAAGTTTTCACGTTGTAGGGGCTATCCTTTTTACTGCACAGCAAGCGTTGATACACCCAACCGCTGTCGTCAAGACTAGAATGCAAGTGGCTGATTCTCGGTTCGCTCATATGCCTGGAATGCTTGTCTTTAAGCATATCTTGAGAAATGATGGTATCCCTGGCATTTTCCGAGGTTTTGGAACTTCCGCAATTGGATCATTGCCTGGTAGGGTTCTGGCTTTGACATCTCTTGAAATGTCGAAAGATTTGATGTTGAAATATACGGAAGGGCTGGATATGGCTGCAGCAACACTTATCGGTCTTGCAAATGGAATGGCAGGCATGTTCTCAAGCTTAATCTCTTCCCTGTACTTTGTGCCATTGGACGTGgtaggtgatttgattcttttttatatCTCGCAACATTcggaattattaatttaactGAAAAACGTAGGTTGGACATCAAATGGCGATGGAAATCTTGAAGAGGAGAAAATAAACAGAGATATAGAGCTGAGAAAGGAAACTCTCTTTTAGCATTTCACGGCTTCCTTACTAGAACATTTGTTGCGTTCTCAGATATGCCAGAGACTTATGATGCAAGGGCTGCCTGGAGCAACATTTTACAATGACCCTTTGATGTTGCACGTAAAGTAATAAAAGCTGAAGGATTTCGTGGGTTGTATAGAGGCTTTGGATTAACAGCTTTGACAAACTCCCTGGCATCTGCACTTTGGTGGGGAGCCTACGGTGCTGCCCAACGCATCATTTGGAGGTAAACTAAACATTGCCAAAGAATAAAGATCCACCATTAAACTGTTAATATTGACTTGCTTATGCCAACTGAAGTTTTGTCAAATGTATTCTCATTTTTAGGAGCCTGGGTTATAGAGATGATGCAGAGAAGAAGCCCTCTCATATGGAGATGGTGACTGTTCAGGCCACAGCAGGAATGGTCGCTGGTGCTTGTTCTTCAGCTATCACCACTCCTATTGACACCGTAGAGACGCGGCTATAGGTAACATATTGTCTACCGCTATTGAATTGCTACTTCCTTCAGAAAGAAATGAATTTGGTCTATCTTGGGTCAGCTATGTAAATATTATGACTGATCTTTAACTCTGCTTATTCGCCCTTGGCCCCTTTTTTTGTCCAAGGTCATGGATGATTATGGTGTTGGAAGACCATCAGTACTCAAGACTACAAAGACACTCCTGAAGGAAGATGGGTGGTGGGGCTTTTACAGGGGGTTTGGTCCTCGGTTCTTAAATATGTCACTTTATGGAACTACAATGATTGTAACCTATGAGCTGATAAGTATGTCGACCTTACTTATcatctctttttatttatggCAAAGCCAGAGCTTGACTGCAGGCATGGGTTTTCATTTTCACCCCTGCCATTAGTTGTATTTCAGATGTTATACCAATTTGAAGCAACTTCATGTTAATTTGATCCATAACAAACTTGGCTTTTCAATGTTCCTAACATCTATAGTCCTATTGGAAAATTTCTAGTTGGAATGGAATGTCTTTTGCATATCACCCTGAGAGAAACTATAAAATGTCATAATGTACGGTTGTAGGGAGTCAATAGTTTAGTTGGCTACTTTCAGCTCTTGATCTGctcatttaaattttgtttttctgcaTTGCCTAATATATCTCTCTTTCTTGGCTGTCCTTCCATCAGAGAGGTTATCTATAAAAGCAAGTGTGATGTTCTGGTATAGAGGAAGCattagtttgattttttatacttCTCCAAATTCAGGAGGAATCTGATCCTGGATGCTCAACATTTGTTTTGAACATCATCGGAGGGCCTCTTAGATGTGAAAAAAGGTAATACTATGATCTCTTGAATTTGTCTCAAAGTTTTGAGTAACTCGGCATTgcatggaaaaaagaaaattgaaggcGACGTAgtccttaaaattttgatgagtTTGTCTGAAAGTTAGGAGGAGGGCCTGATGCTGCCAAATGAATGAAAGCCGTTCCTTTTGTTCACTTCTCTGTAATTTTGATGAGTTCCTTTCTTTCCCGTTCTGTTATGAGCTCCTAGACCTTGTGAATCTTAATCTCTTATCCAgttattcttttttgttatgtgATTCTCtcctctttttgtttttgttctgtttctttcttctacTATCATTTGTCTTCATCTCATTGCGTATCTGATGCGAATTTATACGAATTAAAATAAGCCTTAAAGAAAATAACCCCCTAGGTGCTTAGCTGTTTAACCCCCTCTATCTACTGTTAACTGTTACATACAGAAACAAACATCTACAAATCCTTGTAAAAGATATGATAAAGTCACAGATTTGGAAAACAAATGCAAAATAACATGCCGGAATGAAGATTTCTTCCTTTGTGTCACAATGATTTTCCAATATGGACAACCAAAAATCCTATGGAAGAAAACAGCTGTTGTAATGGCAGAACATCTATACTCCCTAAGTCTAACACCAGGTGCAACTAGGCGCATGTGAAAGTGACCAGCCCACGTCCATTAAGCCCGAAACGTTGAGAAGTTAAAACAGAGTAAAATAACTGTCCAGAACCAAAAATAGCAAAACAATGAAATCAAGAGGTGCAGGGGATGACATAAGTTTTTAGGGGGAGGGTGCATGTGAAAGCATGTTAGATTTTGGGTTAGAATCATCTCTATCTGTTTGAAATGTCACTGCAGTATACCTTGCTTGCAATGTTGTTTGAAAGCCAGTCCAATCCCTCATACA is drawn from Theobroma cacao cultivar B97-61/B2 chromosome 4, Criollo_cocoa_genome_V2, whole genome shotgun sequence and contains these coding sequences:
- the LOC18603736 gene encoding DEAD-box ATP-dependent RNA helicase 46, whose amino-acid sequence is MATAEAAPATLGPRYAPDDPTLPKPWKGLIDGSTGLLYYWNPETNVTQYERPASLPPPLPPGLPPAVSTPKLAPIPVAHSVQPNGVVAQMGQKQVPQGAQQQGQQMSQLPQQQGSMVLQGSDLQGQQQPSSQMGQPIQQPGQFIPQQNRPQIIQHSNQQMMSQMGQQMPQQPSQHLPQQQGQQPGQLMPQQAIHQMPQQLGQQTMQHQNSQMAQPQGHQYAHQHLQYMAYQQSVLPKGQQSSQPRGAQGQQYPNQEDYKAAPPKREDVDFQLGNQTGFSPSQFQQMGMSSSQNVSSGTNSVQMPQTGLYLGQAQQFTGSSINMQQPTPMAHSQQSGADLVHQQQGRRFQNNMGPGIMQSNIPPSGLNTSYEDNLHGRAGKDGPMMGPQQPSLSARPMEMRVGGLPPQNVIPGHGGGFNAIAGHAMHNMYGHAGPPYSNNALMRPTFVGSADTASLSPAEAYRKQHEVTATGDNVPAPFIRFEDTGFPPEILREIHSAGFSSPTPIQAQTWPIALQSRDIVAIAKTGSGKTLGYLIPAFILLRQRRNNPQNGPTVLVLAPTRELATQIQEEAIKFGRSSRVSCTCLYGGAPKATQLKELDRGADIVVATPGRLNDILEMRKIDFGQVSLLVLDEADRMLDMGFEPQIRKIVNEIPPRRQTLMYTATWPKEVRKIASDLLVSPVQVNIGSVDELAANKAITQYVEVVPQMEKERRLEQILQAQERGSKVIIFCSTKRLCDQLARSLERNFGAAAFHGDKSQNERDWVLSQFRTGKSPILVATDVAARGLDIKDIRVVVNYDFPTGIEDYVHRIGRTGRAGATGVSYTFFSEQDWKYAPDLIQVLERANQHVPPEVREIASRGGPGFGKDRGGLNRFNSPGGSGGRWDSGGRGGMRGGSFTGRGGMRDGGFGGRGSMRDGGFGGRGGIRDGGFSGPGGRGDPFSGRGNRGRGFGGHVGWGRNERSLHDRYNSFDGRGRGRGRGRFDNRRGIADRSRGRSYSRSPERVRTWRYSRSHSRSRSRSRTRSWSRSRSRSWSHGRSYSRSRSYSRSPGRSRSYSRSPGRSRSRSHSRGRSQSRSHSYDRYEKPSEQNLDQKDVAKPELDAHRVSVMSPMSPGTQGNPLPENDSIKPLHAVESSELLHEEVGADQVYPSVNEP